From one Odontesthes bonariensis isolate fOdoBon6 chromosome 14, fOdoBon6.hap1, whole genome shotgun sequence genomic stretch:
- the LOC142398416 gene encoding regulator of G-protein signaling 21-like isoform X1, translating to MDLKDTKRIYIAWKSRIYTFMQSPLSCRNISRQQTNETSLLGESLETLLSKKSGQIAFRGFLKSEFCEENLDFWFDCYEFQTFDCPEERTRRAARIYETFIKDDSPKQVNLDFYTRENIRQSLQQPTPSCFVVAQKKIYSLMEHGSFPRFIQSEPYKVLIDAASEQRGLRKRRMALRIKTAGDDFRVNSLQSGLLLLQKD from the exons ATGGACCTCAAGGACACAAAGAGAAT ATATATTGCATGGAAATCCAGAATATATACCTTCATGCAGAGTCCTTTATCATGCAGGAATATCAGCAG GCAGCAAACAAATGAAACAAGCTTACTAGGAGAATCTCTTGAGACCCTCCTCTCCAAGAAAA GTGGACAAATAGCATTTCGGGGATTTCTGAAGTCAGAGTTCTGTGAGGAAAACCTGGATTTCTGGTTTGATTGTTACGAATTCCAAACTTTTGACTGTCCGGAAGAACGAACCAGGAGAGCAGCTAGAATATATGAAACGTTTATCAAGGATGACTCCCCCAAACAG GTCAATTTGGATTTCTACACAAGAGAAAACATCCGTCAGAGTCTGCAGCAACCGACTCCATCATGCTTTGTTGTGGCACAGAAGAAAATCTACAGCCTGATGGAGCATGGCTCCTTCCCACGCTTCATTCAGTCCGAGCCATACAAAGTCCTTATTGATGCAGCTTCTGAACAGAGAGGGCTTAGGAAACGCCGTATGGCCTTGAGAATAAAGACGGCTGGGGATGATTTCCGAGTAAACAGTCTGCAGAGTGGCCTCCTTCTCTTGCAGAAGGACTAA
- the LOC142398416 gene encoding regulator of G-protein signaling 21-like isoform X2 yields MDLKDTKRMQQTNETSLLGESLETLLSKKSGQIAFRGFLKSEFCEENLDFWFDCYEFQTFDCPEERTRRAARIYETFIKDDSPKQVNLDFYTRENIRQSLQQPTPSCFVVAQKKIYSLMEHGSFPRFIQSEPYKVLIDAASEQRGLRKRRMALRIKTAGDDFRVNSLQSGLLLLQKD; encoded by the exons ATGGACCTCAAGGACACAAAGAGAAT GCAGCAAACAAATGAAACAAGCTTACTAGGAGAATCTCTTGAGACCCTCCTCTCCAAGAAAA GTGGACAAATAGCATTTCGGGGATTTCTGAAGTCAGAGTTCTGTGAGGAAAACCTGGATTTCTGGTTTGATTGTTACGAATTCCAAACTTTTGACTGTCCGGAAGAACGAACCAGGAGAGCAGCTAGAATATATGAAACGTTTATCAAGGATGACTCCCCCAAACAG GTCAATTTGGATTTCTACACAAGAGAAAACATCCGTCAGAGTCTGCAGCAACCGACTCCATCATGCTTTGTTGTGGCACAGAAGAAAATCTACAGCCTGATGGAGCATGGCTCCTTCCCACGCTTCATTCAGTCCGAGCCATACAAAGTCCTTATTGATGCAGCTTCTGAACAGAGAGGGCTTAGGAAACGCCGTATGGCCTTGAGAATAAAGACGGCTGGGGATGATTTCCGAGTAAACAGTCTGCAGAGTGGCCTCCTTCTCTTGCAGAAGGACTAA
- the ro60 gene encoding RNA-binding protein RO60, which produces MDSSGSTTSNHTLNSTGGGCPWEISDKARLCRFLCYGSEGDVYTAREEGRVSLENAGALLSLLQEGRGSEVVEEIKRFSQDGRAVRLSTSIFALALCSQHSELKTRQAAFKALKEICRDPAHLFAFIQYKKELKEGMKCGIWGRALRKAVSDWYNEQDAMSLAAAVTKCKQRGGWSHQDLFRLSHTKPARDAIALISKYVTKGWKEVQVACADKDNSEEVVKVLSYLEVVEKVKHSCDETEVINLIEEHKLEREQLLTDHLKSKQVWRALLKEMPFHSVLKILGKMTSNKILESGSSETQIICDRIQSESALKKAKIHPFSILLASENYKRGQGYQGKTKWEPDSSVLRAMDSAFYRSFMNLEPVGKRFVVAVDVSTSLSSVVPGTAISTAVAAAAIAMIFARTEADVHVLAFSEGTVVPCSLSAHMTLAETTAELVKIPSGSTDCTLPITWASDNGKSVDVFIILTNNPLWTFTASPVESLKKHRQASGANSKFVMCGLTSIGHALADTEDRGLLSICGFDLGALSVIRNLAQDLI; this is translated from the exons ATGGATTCTTCAGGAAGCACTACAAGCAACCACACCCTGAACTCAACAGGTGGCGGTTGTCCATGGGAGATCAGTGACAAGGCCAGACTGTGCCGCTTCCTCTGCTATGGCTCAGAGGGAGACGTATACACCGCCAGAGAGGAGGGCCGTGTAAGCTTGGAGAACGCCGGAGCCCTACTCTCCTTGCTTCAGGAGGGCCGAGGTTCTGAGGTGGTGGAGGAAATAAAAAGGTTCTCTCAGGATGGCCGAGCTGTCAGACTGAGCACCTCCATTTTTGCCTTGGCTCTGTGCTCCCAACACTCAGAGCTGAAGACCAGACAGGCGGCTTTCAAAGCCCTGAAGGAAATTTGTCGGGACCCTGCCCATCTCTTTGCTTTCATCCAGTACAAAAAGGAACTGAAAGAGGGAATGAAGTGTGGGATATGGGGACGCGCCCTGAGGAAGGCAGTGTCTGACTGGTACAACGAGCAAGATGCTATGAGTCTAGCTGCGGCTGTGACCAAATGTAAACAGAGAGGGGGCTGGTCGCACCAGGACCTGTTCCGACTCTCCCACACCAAACCAGCCAGAGATG cTATTGCCTTGATCAGCAAATATGTAACAAAAGGATGGAAAGAGGTCCAGGTTGCCTGTGCAGACAAAGACAACTCAGAGGAGGTGGTCAAAGTGCTTTCATACCTTGAAGTGGTGGAGAAGGTGAAGCACAGCTGTGACGAAACAGAGGTCATCAATTTGATAGAAGAACACAAGCTGGAAAGGGAGCAGCTGCTCACAGATCACCTTAAGTCCAAACAA GTATGGAGAGCGTTGTTGAAGGAAATGCCCTTCCATTCAGTGCTAAAGATCCTGGGAAAGATGACGTCAAACAAAATCCTTGAGTCAGGAAGCTCTGAAACACAGATTATATGTGACAGAATTCAGAGTGAATCAGCTCTGAAGAAG GCAAAGATCCACCCTTTCAGCATACTCTTGGCTTCAGAAAACTACAAAAGAGGTCAAGGCTATCAGGGTAAAACAAAATGGGAACCAGACAGCAGCGTCCTCAGGGCCATGGACTCTGCCTTTTACAGAAGCTTTATG AATTTGGAACCTGTGGGGAAACGCTTCGTCGTGGCGGTAGATGTGAGCACGTCGCTGAGCAGCGTGGTCCCAGGAACGGCCATCAGCACTGCTGTTGCTGCCGCAGCCATAGCTATG ATTTTTGCCCGAACAGAAGCAGATGTACATGTGCTGGCCTTCTCTGAAGGAACTGTGGTTCCATGCTCTCTTTCTGCTCACATGACTCTCGCTGAAACCACTGCAGAACTGGTTAAG ATCCCAAGTGGGAGCACTGACTGCACTCTTCCCATCACGTGGGCCTCAGATAATGGGAAATCTGTAGATGTTTTCATCATTCTGACTAACAACCCATTGTGGACGTTTACAGCCAGTCCAGTGGAGTCTCTGAAAAAGCACAGACAG GCATCAGGAGCCAACTCCAAGTTTGTGATGTGCGGGCTGACTTCCATTGGACACGCCCTCGCAGACACAGAAGACAGGGGTCTACTCAGCATCTGCGGCTTTGACCTCGGGGCTTTGAGCGTCATTCGTAACCTGGCTCAGGACCTGATCTGA
- the LOC142399365 gene encoding beta-1,3-galactosyltransferase 2-like encodes MQWRRRHCCAHIAKLLYLLSLLGVVVFLAHQVWPPKLTGMPWWRSNPVVNGGGGLQTLVAKGNLSAQNSVLRFVIDPQPSFKTDANISSHEKQVASSLRGDPHFENAVVANTSQSEEGDLNGTITQGPFSYIINEPDKCAESRPAPFLVMLIVTEARQVEARNAIRQTWGNESVAPALGFIRLFLLGKKDGELGLLQQRMLQAESQRHHDIIQQDFLDSYNNLTIKTLMGMNWVAMYCPQASYVMKTDSDMFVNTEYLIYKLLRPELKPKKNYFTGNNMRGFAPNRNKNSKWHMPPELYPGEKYPTFCSGTGYVFSGDIAAKVYQASLSIRHLHLEDVYVGICLAKLHIEPTPPPNGFLFNHWRVSYSSCKYSHLITSHGFHPNELLKYWHHLQNNKRNACINKPEQAA; translated from the coding sequence ATGCAGTGGAGACGACGCCACTGCTGTGCACACATAGCTAAGCTTCTGTATCTCCTCTCACTGTTGGGTGTAGTGGTCTTTTTGGCCCACCAGGTGTGGCCACCTAAGCTGACCGGTATGCCATGGTGGAGAAGCAACCCTGTGGTGAATGGAGGTGGGGGACTTCAGACCCTCGTGGCCAAAGGGAACTTAAGTGCCCAAAATTCCGTGTTGAGGTTTGTGATCGATCCTCAGCCAAGTTTCAAGACTGATGCCAACATCAGCTCTCATGAGAAGCAGGTCGCCTCTTCCCTTCGAGGTGACCCACATTTTGAGAACGCTGTGGTAGCAAACACCAGCCAAAGCGAGGAGGGAGACCTTAATGGCACGATAACCCAAGGGCCTTTTTCTTATATCATCAATGAGCCAGACAAATGCGCAGAGAGCCGACCTgcaccatttctggtgatgctAATCGTCACTGAGGCTCGTCAGGTGGAGGCAAGGAACGCAATACGGCAGACCTGGGGGAACGAAAGTGTTGCCCCAGCTCTGGGATTCATCCGGCTCtttctgctgggaaaaaaagatggCGAGTTGGGACTTCTACAGCAAAGGATGCTACAAGCGGAGAGCCAGAGGCACCACGATATCATTCAGCAGGACTTCCTGGATTCCTACAACAACCTGACGATAAAGACGTTGATGGGCATGAACTGGGTGGCCATGTACTGCCCGCAGGCAAGCTACGTAATGAAAACTGACAGCGACATGTTCGTCAACACAGAGTACCTCATTTATAAGCTGCTCAGGCCTGAATTGAAGCCCAAGAAGAACTACTTCACAGGCAATAACATGAGAGGATTCGCACCCAACCGAAATAAAAACAGCAAGTGGCACATGCCCCCGGAGCTGTATCCAGGAGAGAAGTACCCCACCTTCTGCTCTGGGACTGGTTACGTCTTTTCTGGCGACATCGCTGCAAAAGTCTACCAAGCCTCTCTAAGTATCCGCCACCTGCACCTGGAGGACGTGTATGTGGGAATATGCCTGGCGAAGCTCCACATCGAGCCCACACCTCCACCAAACGGGTTCCTTTTCAACCACTGGCGGGTGTCGTATTCCAGCTGCAAGTACAGCCACCTGATAACTTCACACGGATTTCATCCAAATGAACTATTGAAATACTGGCATCACCTTCAGAACAACAAACGCAATGCCTGCATCAACAAGCCGGAACAGGCAGCGTGA